From a single Larus michahellis chromosome 18, bLarMic1.1, whole genome shotgun sequence genomic region:
- the ACBD4 gene encoding acyl-CoA-binding domain-containing protein 4 isoform X1 — translation MEEAAADCGAQFRAAVQVIQGLPRSGSYRPSYEEMLRFYSYYKQATAGRCQGPRPGFWDPIGRYKWDAWHSLGRMSKEEAMAAYVAEMKKVAQKVIDTVPMDETTEEMFGYFEPLYEVIHDMPRPPEAFFKRKRGSQEQTANRNQDDPASSPAPEHPKDALPEEQRNGPHVPGGGLAPAAEALEGSQVTSDSEGDVYCDTLELMEPEQAGRPLGLSPDGVGAGPEPLMPHGTGQGERGEGRRGEGRSGAGLAAHGSERDLQLAGGEQDAESTQGLPDQLDTHVAGTVRALQDDMRRVLERLSELETLASAQGDAAGTDPGRSLAPRETSPWPLTVSPRTLLFLITWPFVTQWLLRRWQGKMR, via the exons atggaggaggcggcggcggattGCGGGGCCCAGTTCCGCGCCGCCGTCCAGGTTATCCAAGGGCTGCCCCGGAGCG GTTCCTACCGGCCGTCTTATGAGGAGATGCTGCGTTTCTACAGCTACTACAAGCAGGCGACGGCGGGGCGCTGCCAAGGCCCCAGGCCCGGCTTCTGGGACCCCATCGGCCGGTACAAGTG GGATGCTTGGCACAGCCTGGGGAGGATGTCCAAAGAGGAGGCAATGGCAGCTTATGTGGCCGAGATGAAGAAAGTGGCCCAAAAG GTCATCGACACGGTGCCCATGGACGAGACGACAGAGGAGATGTTTGGGTACTTCGAACCGCTCTACGAGGTGATCCATGACATGCCCCGGCCCCCTGAGGCCTTCTTCAAGAGGAAAAGGG GCAGTCAGGAGCAGACAGCCAACCGCAACCAGGATGACCCAGCGAGCAGCCCGGCTCCGGAGCACCCCAAAGACGCCCTGCCCGAGGAGCAGCGGAACGGGCCGCACGTGCCAG GAGGTGGGCTGGCTCCTGCCGCCGAGGCGCTTGAGGGTAGCCAGGTGACCAGTGACTCCGAGGGGGACGTGTACTGCGATACCCTGGAGCTTATGGAGCCTGAGCAG GCTGGGCGGCCGCTGGGTCTCTCCCCGGATGGCGTCGGGGCCGGGCCTGAGCCCCTCATGCCCCACGGCACCGGGCAGGGGGAACGGGGcgaaggcagaagaggagaggggaggagcgGCGCTGGCCTCGCAGCCCATGGCTCCGAGAGAG ATCTCCAGCTCGCCGGGGGGGAGCAGGATGCCGAGAGCACCCAGGGGCTGCCGGACCAGCTGGACACCCACGTGGCCGGCACCGTCCGGGCCCTGCAGGATGATATGCGGCGAGTGCTGGAGCGCCTGAGCGAGCTGGAGACGCTCGCCTCTGCCCAG ggggatgcagctgggaccgACCCTGGCCGCTCGCTCGCTCCACGG GAAACGTCCCCATGGCCCCTGACCGTCTCCCCGCGCACCCTGCTCTTCCTCATCACCTGGCCCTTCGTCACCCAGTGGCTGCTGCGCCGCTGGCAGGGCAAGATGAGGTGA
- the ACBD4 gene encoding acyl-CoA-binding domain-containing protein 4 isoform X2: MEEAAADCGAQFRAAVQVIQGLPRSGSYRPSYEEMLRFYSYYKQATAGRCQGPRPGFWDPIGRYKWDAWHSLGRMSKEEAMAAYVAEMKKVAQKVIDTVPMDETTEEMFGYFEPLYEVIHDMPRPPEAFFKRKRGSQEQTANRNQDDPASSPAPEHPKDALPEEQRNGPHVPDLQLAGGEQDAESTQGLPDQLDTHVAGTVRALQDDMRRVLERLSELETLASAQGDAAGTDPGRSLAPRETSPWPLTVSPRTLLFLITWPFVTQWLLRRWQGKMR; this comes from the exons atggaggaggcggcggcggattGCGGGGCCCAGTTCCGCGCCGCCGTCCAGGTTATCCAAGGGCTGCCCCGGAGCG GTTCCTACCGGCCGTCTTATGAGGAGATGCTGCGTTTCTACAGCTACTACAAGCAGGCGACGGCGGGGCGCTGCCAAGGCCCCAGGCCCGGCTTCTGGGACCCCATCGGCCGGTACAAGTG GGATGCTTGGCACAGCCTGGGGAGGATGTCCAAAGAGGAGGCAATGGCAGCTTATGTGGCCGAGATGAAGAAAGTGGCCCAAAAG GTCATCGACACGGTGCCCATGGACGAGACGACAGAGGAGATGTTTGGGTACTTCGAACCGCTCTACGAGGTGATCCATGACATGCCCCGGCCCCCTGAGGCCTTCTTCAAGAGGAAAAGGG GCAGTCAGGAGCAGACAGCCAACCGCAACCAGGATGACCCAGCGAGCAGCCCGGCTCCGGAGCACCCCAAAGACGCCCTGCCCGAGGAGCAGCGGAACGGGCCGCACGTGCCAG ATCTCCAGCTCGCCGGGGGGGAGCAGGATGCCGAGAGCACCCAGGGGCTGCCGGACCAGCTGGACACCCACGTGGCCGGCACCGTCCGGGCCCTGCAGGATGATATGCGGCGAGTGCTGGAGCGCCTGAGCGAGCTGGAGACGCTCGCCTCTGCCCAG ggggatgcagctgggaccgACCCTGGCCGCTCGCTCGCTCCACGG GAAACGTCCCCATGGCCCCTGACCGTCTCCCCGCGCACCCTGCTCTTCCTCATCACCTGGCCCTTCGTCACCCAGTGGCTGCTGCGCCGCTGGCAGGGCAAGATGAGGTGA
- the HEXIM1 gene encoding protein HEXIM1 yields MEPSAMADAAPEPQSEPEPRGEAEPEPEPQPDGGEAAADGEAGRLPPPGAEEAAGGAEGRPAAGGAARPGLGPRYRPAVGRTEEWPVKKKHRRRPSKKKRRWKPYSKLSWEEKQQFDERQSLRASRLRAEMFAKGQPVAPYNTTQFLMEDHDQEEPDLKTGLYPRRGAAKSEDTSEEDFLEEGTEEDGGSDGMGGDGSEFLQRDFSETYERYHVESLQNMSKQELVKEYLELEKCLSRMEEENNRLRMESKKHGGEAGAGGEAARVRQLELEVDRLRAENLRLLREKDLPRQEKGPCKLGE; encoded by the coding sequence ATGGAGCCGAGCGCCATGGCCGACGCGGCGCCGGAGCCCCAGAGCGAACCGGAGCCCCGCGGTGAAGCGGAGCCGGAGCCCGAGCCCCAGCCCGAcggcggcgaggcggcggcggaCGGGGAGGCCGGGCGACTGCCGCCCCCcggggcggaggaggcggcgggcggcgccgaggggcggccggcggcgggcggagcggcgcgTCCCGGCCTGGGCCCGCGGTACCGGCCGGCGGTGGGTCGCACCGAGGAGTGGCCGGTGAAGAAGAAGCACCGTCGGCGGCCGTCGAAGAAGAAGCGGCGCTGGAAGCCCTACTCGaagctgagctgggaggagaaaCAGCAGTTCGACGAGCGGCAGAGCCTACGCGCCTCCCGGCTGCGGGCCGAGATGTTCGCCAAGGGGCAACCGGTGGCCCCTTACAACACCACGCAGTTCCTGATGGAGGACCACGACCAGGAGGAGCCGGACCTGAAAACCGGGCTGTACCCGCGGCGAGGGGCCGCCAAGTCGGAGGACACGAGCGAGGAGGATTTTCTGGAGGAGGGGACGGAGGAGGACGGGGGCAGCGACGGGATGGGGGGGGACGGCAGCGAGTTCCTGCAGCGGGACTTCTCGGAGACCTACGAGCGGTACCATGTGGAGAGCCTGCAGAACATGAGCAAGCAGGAGCTGGTGAAGGAATacctggagctggagaagtgtCTGTCCCGCATGGAGGAGGAGAACAACCGGCTGAGGATGGAGAGCAAAAAACAcgggggggaggccggggcggggggggaggcggcgcgggtgcggcagctggagctggaggtggACCGGCTGCGGGCTGAGAAcctgcggctgctgcgggagAAGGACCTGCCCCGGCAGGAGAAAGGCCCCTGCAAGCTGGGGGAGTGA